The proteins below are encoded in one region of Caldilineales bacterium:
- a CDS encoding pyridoxamine 5'-phosphate oxidase family protein: protein MPIQLSSEQVWQVIEKELFAVIGMVTPDGEARTVGIVYIVRDRKLYIVTGKATWKARHISANPHVSITIPIAKRIPIMPWVKIPAATITFCGTARVFPAPDASPDLRRAILRDLATDEAMVADSCLIEVTPEKEFVTYGVGIPLMQMRHPQKARGRAPVAI from the coding sequence ATGCCCATTCAACTTTCATCAGAGCAAGTCTGGCAGGTCATCGAAAAGGAACTCTTTGCCGTCATCGGCATGGTTACGCCCGATGGCGAGGCGCGCACGGTGGGCATCGTGTACATCGTGCGCGACCGTAAGTTGTACATCGTCACCGGCAAAGCGACATGGAAGGCTCGACACATCAGCGCCAACCCGCATGTTTCGATCACGATTCCCATCGCCAAACGCATACCCATCATGCCGTGGGTCAAGATTCCGGCGGCCACGATCACCTTCTGTGGAACCGCGCGCGTCTTTCCCGCGCCGGACGCCTCACCCGACCTGCGGCGGGCCATCCTGCGCGATCTGGCAACCGACGAGGCGATGGTGGCGGATTCTTGCCTGATCGAGGTGACGCCGGAGAAAGAGTTCGTCACTTATGGCGTTGGCATCCCCTTGATGCAGATGCGCCATCCCCAAAAAGCCCGCGGCCGCGCTCCGGTCGCGATCTAA